One segment of Rosa chinensis cultivar Old Blush chromosome 6, RchiOBHm-V2, whole genome shotgun sequence DNA contains the following:
- the LOC112174376 gene encoding cytochrome c oxidase subunit 5b-2, mitochondrial, translated as MWRRVVSCSTSAQFQAVGSCRSSPSLNLTRRFLISSASTPSTPPPFQRSPNLSSPASGLKKVEDIMPIATGHEREELQAELQGRDILEVNHPVGPFGTKEAPAIVKSYYDRRIVGCPGVEGEDEHDVVWFWLEKGKPHECPVCSQYFKLEVVGPGGPPDGHH; from the exons ATGTGGAGGCGAGTGGTGTCTTGTTCGACCTCGGCTCAATTCCAAGCCGTAGGCTCATGCAGATCTTCTCCATCTCTCAACCTCACCCGTCGATTTCTAATCTCCTCAGCATCCACGCCTTCCACTCCCCCGCCGTTTCAGCGATCCCCCAATCTCTCCTCCCCCGCCTCCG GTTTGAAGAAGGTTGAAGATATTATGCCCATTGCTACCGGTCACGAGCGCGAGGAACTTCAGGCTGAGCTTCAG GGGAGGGACATTCTTGAGGTCAATCATCCAGTCGGTCCTTTTGGTACTAAG GAAGCACCTGCTATAGTCAAGTCCTACTATGACAGAAGAATAGTTGGCTGCCCTGGTGTTGAAGGAG AGGATGAGCATGATGTTGTGTGGTTTTGGCTGGAGAAAGGCAAGCCACATGAATGCCCTGTCTGTTCCCAATATTTCAAG CTGGAAGTTGTTGGCCCAGGAGGTCCTCCAGATGGTCATCATTGA
- the LOC112171601 gene encoding peptidyl-prolyl cis-trans isomerase CYP95 isoform X3 codes for MPSFKGGDFVKRDGTGGESIYSEEEFPVNFASDELSKLKHNGPGLLSMPVAVRDSLGSQFIITFEANHSLDRKHVIFGKLTHGWAVLKRIENAGDVDGNPTVTVKVINCGEYSEDKKKVKGVKEASSDADSHEVKRKGKHKKSSRDRRKRRKRRYEYDSSTSESDSDSELDSSESDSDSDSYLSSSSYDSSSSDDRRKKRKRSYKRDKYKRAKRRDKGRDKKRRRRDKRSKIRSRRASESLTDTEGDSNPEDDGLNAERKDKKSKKETSQKAVDGDASSNHYKKREQEIVLEKDSAFPKENGEQRSNGLRTDAKYDKIADRQPDIVDDHPGKSRSRSLSPKRILSKSMSISPRRSPINSPSVSPQSQSSSRSPPRAPQRSRSISRSPVKSDSSRSAARSFSRSPVKSWRGRSPVKSRSQRTISNSPASLPGRSVSPSPPRKVSKKSMSRSPVRFSRSRSPARSSRRSASRSSGRVANRKNISRSPVRPVSGNNRRSYSRSRSPVRRARSPPSDRDRSLSRSVSPDGSPKRIRRGRGFSQRYSYARRYRTPSLSPVRPYRYGGRSDRDRYSSYRRYSPRRYRSPPRARTPPRYRSRRTRSPVSRSPRRGRRYSRSRSPIRSRSPIRSRSRSPVEVAARVVKRRSPSRSRSPSASRSSDSQSPRQVSKNKSRSSSESPNEKKGLVSYGDGSPDSE; via the exons ATGCCCAG TTTTAAG GGTGGTGATTTTGTCAAAAGGGATG GTACTGGTGGTGAAAGCATTTACAGTGAGGAGGAGTTTCCAG TTAACTTTGCTTCAGATGAGTTGTCCAAGCTAAAACACAACGGACCTGGACTTCTTTCTATGCCTGTTGCTGTTCGTGACTCTTTAGGTTCTCAGTTCATTATCACCTTTGAAGCTAATCATAGTCTAGACAG AAAGCATGTCATTTTTGGGAAGCTAACACATGGATGGGCCGTTTTGAAAAGAATAGAAAATGCGGGTGATGTAGATGGGAATCCAACTGTGACAGTGAAAGTCATCAACTGTGGTGAATATAGTGAAG acaaaaagaaagtaaaagggGTAAAGGAAGCTTCTTCAGATGCTGATAGTCATGAAGTGAAGCGTAAGGGAAAGCACAAGAAATCTTCAAGAGATAGAAGGAAGAGGAGGAAAAGGAGATACGAATATGATTCATCGACATCTGAGAGTGACTCGGATTCTGAATTGGATTCATCTGAATCTGATAGTGATTCCGACTCTTATTTGTCCTCATCCTCTTATGACAGTTCTTCAAGTGATGACAGGCGtaagaaaagaaagaggtcTTATAAAAGAGACAAGTATAAACGTGCAAAAAGGCGGGATAAAGGACGAGACAAAAAGCGTAGACGGCGTGATAAGAGATCTAAGATCAGATCAAGAAG GGCCTCAGAAAGCCTTACAGATACCGAGGGTGACAGTAACCCTGAAGATGATGGTCTTAATGCAGAAAGGAAGGATAAGAAGTCTAAAAAGGAGACCTCTCAGAAAGCTG TGGATGGAGATGCTTCTTCAAATCACTATAAAAAGAGGGAGCAAGAAATTGTGCTTGAGAAAGATAGTGCATTTCCCAAGGAGAATGGAGAGCAGCGGAGCAATGGCCTGCGAACAGATGCTAAATATGACAAAATTGCAGACAGGCAACCGGACATAGTTGATGATCACCCAGGCAAATCTAG GAGCCGAAGCTTGAGTCCTAAAAGGATCCTGAGTAAGAGTATGAGTATTAGTCCCAGGAGGAGTCCGATCAATAGTCCAAGTGTAAGTCCCCAGAGCCAGAGTTCGAGTAGAAGCCCTCCTCGTGCCCCTCAAAGGAGTAGAAGCATCAGCAGGAGTCCTGTTAAAAGTGATAGCAGTAGAAGCGCAGCAAGAAGTTTCAGCAGGAGTCCAGTGAAGAGTTGGAGGGGTAGGAGCCCAGTTAAATCCCGGTCTCAAAGAACTATTAGCAATAGTCCTGCATCCCTACCCGGACGAAGTGTTAGCCCGAGCCCTCCTAGAAAAGTATCCAAAAAATCAATGAGCAGAAGCCCTGTGAGATTTTCAAGAAGCCGAAGCCCCGCCAGATCTTCTCGAAGGAGTGCAAGTAGAAGCTCAGGTAGGGTTGCTAATCGGAAAAACATTAGCCGCAGTCCTGTCAGGCCGGTGAGTGGGAATAACCGTCGCAGCTACTCAAGGAGTCGAAGCCCAGTACGTCGGGCTAGATCACCTCCATCTGATAGGGATAGGAGCTTGTCAAGAAGTGTTTCACCCGATGGCTCACCCAAGCGCATTAGAAGGGGACGGGGTTTCAGCCAGCGCTACTCTTATGCACGGCGGTACAGAACTCCTTCATTATCTCCTGTGAGACCATATCGTTATGGAGGTCGAAGTGATCGTGACAG GTATTCAAGTTATAGAAGGTACTCACCGAGGCGTTATAGAAGCCCACCAAGAGCAAGAACACCTCCGAG ATACAGGAGCAGAAGAACCAGGTCTCCTGTATCACGTAGCCCCCGTCGTGGTCGGCGCTACAGTAGGAGCCGTAGCCCCATCCGGAGCCGCAGTCCCATCCGAAGTCGTTCTCGTTCCCCAGTGGAGGTGGCTGCTCGGGTTGTGAAGCGCAGATCTCCTTCAAGAAGCAGGAGCCCATCAGCTTCAAGGTCCTCAGACTCGCAGTCTCCAAGGCAGGTGAGCAAAAACAAATCAAGGTCTTCGTCAGAGAGTCCGAATGAGAAGAAGGGCCTGGTTTCTTATGGTGATGGTTCCCCGGACTCAGAGTGA
- the LOC112171601 gene encoding peptidyl-prolyl cis-trans isomerase CYP95 isoform X2, translating into MAKKKNPLVFMDVCIDGDPAEKMIFELFYDRAPKTADNFHALCTGEKGIGPKSGRPLHYKGSFFHRIVKGYYAQGGDFVKRDGTGGESIYSEEEFPDELSKLKHNGPGLLSMPVAVRDSLGSQFIITFEANHSLDRKHVIFGKLTHGWAVLKRIENAGDVDGNPTVTVKVINCGEYSEDKKKVKGVKEASSDADSHEVKRKGKHKKSSRDRRKRRKRRYEYDSSTSESDSDSELDSSESDSDSDSYLSSSSYDSSSSDDRRKKRKRSYKRDKYKRAKRRDKGRDKKRRRRDKRSKIRSRRASESLTDTEGDSNPEDDGLNAERKDKKSKKETSQKAVDGDASSNHYKKREQEIVLEKDSAFPKENGEQRSNGLRTDAKYDKIADRQPDIVDDHPGKSRSRSLSPKRILSKSMSISPRRSPINSPSVSPQSQSSSRSPPRAPQRSRSISRSPVKSDSSRSAARSFSRSPVKSWRGRSPVKSRSQRTISNSPASLPGRSVSPSPPRKVSKKSMSRSPVRFSRSRSPARSSRRSASRSSGRVANRKNISRSPVRPVSGNNRRSYSRSRSPVRRARSPPSDRDRSLSRSVSPDGSPKRIRRGRGFSQRYSYARRYRTPSLSPVRPYRYGGRSDRDRYSSYRRYSPRRYRSPPRARTPPRYRSRRTRSPVSRSPRRGRRYSRSRSPIRSRSPIRSRSRSPVEVAARVVKRRSPSRSRSPSASRSSDSQSPRQVSKNKSRSSSESPNEKKGLVSYGDGSPDSE; encoded by the exons AtggcgaagaagaagaaccccTTGGTGTTTATGGATGTGTGCATTGATGGAGATCCTGCTGAAAAGATGATTTTTGAG CTTTTCTATGACCGTGCTCCCAAGACTGCCGATAATTTCCATGCTCTCTGTACAG GTGAAAAGGGAATTGGTCCAAAGAGTGGGAGACCACTACACTACAAAGGGTCTTTCTTCCATCGCATTGTAAAAGGTTACTATGCCCAG GGTGGTGATTTTGTCAAAAGGGATG GTACTGGTGGTGAAAGCATTTACAGTGAGGAGGAGTTTCCAG ATGAGTTGTCCAAGCTAAAACACAACGGACCTGGACTTCTTTCTATGCCTGTTGCTGTTCGTGACTCTTTAGGTTCTCAGTTCATTATCACCTTTGAAGCTAATCATAGTCTAGACAG AAAGCATGTCATTTTTGGGAAGCTAACACATGGATGGGCCGTTTTGAAAAGAATAGAAAATGCGGGTGATGTAGATGGGAATCCAACTGTGACAGTGAAAGTCATCAACTGTGGTGAATATAGTGAAG acaaaaagaaagtaaaagggGTAAAGGAAGCTTCTTCAGATGCTGATAGTCATGAAGTGAAGCGTAAGGGAAAGCACAAGAAATCTTCAAGAGATAGAAGGAAGAGGAGGAAAAGGAGATACGAATATGATTCATCGACATCTGAGAGTGACTCGGATTCTGAATTGGATTCATCTGAATCTGATAGTGATTCCGACTCTTATTTGTCCTCATCCTCTTATGACAGTTCTTCAAGTGATGACAGGCGtaagaaaagaaagaggtcTTATAAAAGAGACAAGTATAAACGTGCAAAAAGGCGGGATAAAGGACGAGACAAAAAGCGTAGACGGCGTGATAAGAGATCTAAGATCAGATCAAGAAG GGCCTCAGAAAGCCTTACAGATACCGAGGGTGACAGTAACCCTGAAGATGATGGTCTTAATGCAGAAAGGAAGGATAAGAAGTCTAAAAAGGAGACCTCTCAGAAAGCTG TGGATGGAGATGCTTCTTCAAATCACTATAAAAAGAGGGAGCAAGAAATTGTGCTTGAGAAAGATAGTGCATTTCCCAAGGAGAATGGAGAGCAGCGGAGCAATGGCCTGCGAACAGATGCTAAATATGACAAAATTGCAGACAGGCAACCGGACATAGTTGATGATCACCCAGGCAAATCTAG GAGCCGAAGCTTGAGTCCTAAAAGGATCCTGAGTAAGAGTATGAGTATTAGTCCCAGGAGGAGTCCGATCAATAGTCCAAGTGTAAGTCCCCAGAGCCAGAGTTCGAGTAGAAGCCCTCCTCGTGCCCCTCAAAGGAGTAGAAGCATCAGCAGGAGTCCTGTTAAAAGTGATAGCAGTAGAAGCGCAGCAAGAAGTTTCAGCAGGAGTCCAGTGAAGAGTTGGAGGGGTAGGAGCCCAGTTAAATCCCGGTCTCAAAGAACTATTAGCAATAGTCCTGCATCCCTACCCGGACGAAGTGTTAGCCCGAGCCCTCCTAGAAAAGTATCCAAAAAATCAATGAGCAGAAGCCCTGTGAGATTTTCAAGAAGCCGAAGCCCCGCCAGATCTTCTCGAAGGAGTGCAAGTAGAAGCTCAGGTAGGGTTGCTAATCGGAAAAACATTAGCCGCAGTCCTGTCAGGCCGGTGAGTGGGAATAACCGTCGCAGCTACTCAAGGAGTCGAAGCCCAGTACGTCGGGCTAGATCACCTCCATCTGATAGGGATAGGAGCTTGTCAAGAAGTGTTTCACCCGATGGCTCACCCAAGCGCATTAGAAGGGGACGGGGTTTCAGCCAGCGCTACTCTTATGCACGGCGGTACAGAACTCCTTCATTATCTCCTGTGAGACCATATCGTTATGGAGGTCGAAGTGATCGTGACAG GTATTCAAGTTATAGAAGGTACTCACCGAGGCGTTATAGAAGCCCACCAAGAGCAAGAACACCTCCGAG ATACAGGAGCAGAAGAACCAGGTCTCCTGTATCACGTAGCCCCCGTCGTGGTCGGCGCTACAGTAGGAGCCGTAGCCCCATCCGGAGCCGCAGTCCCATCCGAAGTCGTTCTCGTTCCCCAGTGGAGGTGGCTGCTCGGGTTGTGAAGCGCAGATCTCCTTCAAGAAGCAGGAGCCCATCAGCTTCAAGGTCCTCAGACTCGCAGTCTCCAAGGCAGGTGAGCAAAAACAAATCAAGGTCTTCGTCAGAGAGTCCGAATGAGAAGAAGGGCCTGGTTTCTTATGGTGATGGTTCCCCGGACTCAGAGTGA
- the LOC112171601 gene encoding peptidyl-prolyl cis-trans isomerase CYP95 isoform X1 produces MAKKKNPLVFMDVCIDGDPAEKMIFELFYDRAPKTADNFHALCTGEKGIGPKSGRPLHYKGSFFHRIVKGYYAQGGDFVKRDGTGGESIYSEEEFPVNFASDELSKLKHNGPGLLSMPVAVRDSLGSQFIITFEANHSLDRKHVIFGKLTHGWAVLKRIENAGDVDGNPTVTVKVINCGEYSEDKKKVKGVKEASSDADSHEVKRKGKHKKSSRDRRKRRKRRYEYDSSTSESDSDSELDSSESDSDSDSYLSSSSYDSSSSDDRRKKRKRSYKRDKYKRAKRRDKGRDKKRRRRDKRSKIRSRRASESLTDTEGDSNPEDDGLNAERKDKKSKKETSQKAVDGDASSNHYKKREQEIVLEKDSAFPKENGEQRSNGLRTDAKYDKIADRQPDIVDDHPGKSRSRSLSPKRILSKSMSISPRRSPINSPSVSPQSQSSSRSPPRAPQRSRSISRSPVKSDSSRSAARSFSRSPVKSWRGRSPVKSRSQRTISNSPASLPGRSVSPSPPRKVSKKSMSRSPVRFSRSRSPARSSRRSASRSSGRVANRKNISRSPVRPVSGNNRRSYSRSRSPVRRARSPPSDRDRSLSRSVSPDGSPKRIRRGRGFSQRYSYARRYRTPSLSPVRPYRYGGRSDRDRYSSYRRYSPRRYRSPPRARTPPRYRSRRTRSPVSRSPRRGRRYSRSRSPIRSRSPIRSRSRSPVEVAARVVKRRSPSRSRSPSASRSSDSQSPRQVSKNKSRSSSESPNEKKGLVSYGDGSPDSE; encoded by the exons AtggcgaagaagaagaaccccTTGGTGTTTATGGATGTGTGCATTGATGGAGATCCTGCTGAAAAGATGATTTTTGAG CTTTTCTATGACCGTGCTCCCAAGACTGCCGATAATTTCCATGCTCTCTGTACAG GTGAAAAGGGAATTGGTCCAAAGAGTGGGAGACCACTACACTACAAAGGGTCTTTCTTCCATCGCATTGTAAAAGGTTACTATGCCCAG GGTGGTGATTTTGTCAAAAGGGATG GTACTGGTGGTGAAAGCATTTACAGTGAGGAGGAGTTTCCAG TTAACTTTGCTTCAGATGAGTTGTCCAAGCTAAAACACAACGGACCTGGACTTCTTTCTATGCCTGTTGCTGTTCGTGACTCTTTAGGTTCTCAGTTCATTATCACCTTTGAAGCTAATCATAGTCTAGACAG AAAGCATGTCATTTTTGGGAAGCTAACACATGGATGGGCCGTTTTGAAAAGAATAGAAAATGCGGGTGATGTAGATGGGAATCCAACTGTGACAGTGAAAGTCATCAACTGTGGTGAATATAGTGAAG acaaaaagaaagtaaaagggGTAAAGGAAGCTTCTTCAGATGCTGATAGTCATGAAGTGAAGCGTAAGGGAAAGCACAAGAAATCTTCAAGAGATAGAAGGAAGAGGAGGAAAAGGAGATACGAATATGATTCATCGACATCTGAGAGTGACTCGGATTCTGAATTGGATTCATCTGAATCTGATAGTGATTCCGACTCTTATTTGTCCTCATCCTCTTATGACAGTTCTTCAAGTGATGACAGGCGtaagaaaagaaagaggtcTTATAAAAGAGACAAGTATAAACGTGCAAAAAGGCGGGATAAAGGACGAGACAAAAAGCGTAGACGGCGTGATAAGAGATCTAAGATCAGATCAAGAAG GGCCTCAGAAAGCCTTACAGATACCGAGGGTGACAGTAACCCTGAAGATGATGGTCTTAATGCAGAAAGGAAGGATAAGAAGTCTAAAAAGGAGACCTCTCAGAAAGCTG TGGATGGAGATGCTTCTTCAAATCACTATAAAAAGAGGGAGCAAGAAATTGTGCTTGAGAAAGATAGTGCATTTCCCAAGGAGAATGGAGAGCAGCGGAGCAATGGCCTGCGAACAGATGCTAAATATGACAAAATTGCAGACAGGCAACCGGACATAGTTGATGATCACCCAGGCAAATCTAG GAGCCGAAGCTTGAGTCCTAAAAGGATCCTGAGTAAGAGTATGAGTATTAGTCCCAGGAGGAGTCCGATCAATAGTCCAAGTGTAAGTCCCCAGAGCCAGAGTTCGAGTAGAAGCCCTCCTCGTGCCCCTCAAAGGAGTAGAAGCATCAGCAGGAGTCCTGTTAAAAGTGATAGCAGTAGAAGCGCAGCAAGAAGTTTCAGCAGGAGTCCAGTGAAGAGTTGGAGGGGTAGGAGCCCAGTTAAATCCCGGTCTCAAAGAACTATTAGCAATAGTCCTGCATCCCTACCCGGACGAAGTGTTAGCCCGAGCCCTCCTAGAAAAGTATCCAAAAAATCAATGAGCAGAAGCCCTGTGAGATTTTCAAGAAGCCGAAGCCCCGCCAGATCTTCTCGAAGGAGTGCAAGTAGAAGCTCAGGTAGGGTTGCTAATCGGAAAAACATTAGCCGCAGTCCTGTCAGGCCGGTGAGTGGGAATAACCGTCGCAGCTACTCAAGGAGTCGAAGCCCAGTACGTCGGGCTAGATCACCTCCATCTGATAGGGATAGGAGCTTGTCAAGAAGTGTTTCACCCGATGGCTCACCCAAGCGCATTAGAAGGGGACGGGGTTTCAGCCAGCGCTACTCTTATGCACGGCGGTACAGAACTCCTTCATTATCTCCTGTGAGACCATATCGTTATGGAGGTCGAAGTGATCGTGACAG GTATTCAAGTTATAGAAGGTACTCACCGAGGCGTTATAGAAGCCCACCAAGAGCAAGAACACCTCCGAG ATACAGGAGCAGAAGAACCAGGTCTCCTGTATCACGTAGCCCCCGTCGTGGTCGGCGCTACAGTAGGAGCCGTAGCCCCATCCGGAGCCGCAGTCCCATCCGAAGTCGTTCTCGTTCCCCAGTGGAGGTGGCTGCTCGGGTTGTGAAGCGCAGATCTCCTTCAAGAAGCAGGAGCCCATCAGCTTCAAGGTCCTCAGACTCGCAGTCTCCAAGGCAGGTGAGCAAAAACAAATCAAGGTCTTCGTCAGAGAGTCCGAATGAGAAGAAGGGCCTGGTTTCTTATGGTGATGGTTCCCCGGACTCAGAGTGA
- the LOC112171601 gene encoding peptidyl-prolyl cis-trans isomerase CYP95 isoform X4: MPSFKGGDFVKRDGTGGESIYSEEEFPDELSKLKHNGPGLLSMPVAVRDSLGSQFIITFEANHSLDRKHVIFGKLTHGWAVLKRIENAGDVDGNPTVTVKVINCGEYSEDKKKVKGVKEASSDADSHEVKRKGKHKKSSRDRRKRRKRRYEYDSSTSESDSDSELDSSESDSDSDSYLSSSSYDSSSSDDRRKKRKRSYKRDKYKRAKRRDKGRDKKRRRRDKRSKIRSRRASESLTDTEGDSNPEDDGLNAERKDKKSKKETSQKAVDGDASSNHYKKREQEIVLEKDSAFPKENGEQRSNGLRTDAKYDKIADRQPDIVDDHPGKSRSRSLSPKRILSKSMSISPRRSPINSPSVSPQSQSSSRSPPRAPQRSRSISRSPVKSDSSRSAARSFSRSPVKSWRGRSPVKSRSQRTISNSPASLPGRSVSPSPPRKVSKKSMSRSPVRFSRSRSPARSSRRSASRSSGRVANRKNISRSPVRPVSGNNRRSYSRSRSPVRRARSPPSDRDRSLSRSVSPDGSPKRIRRGRGFSQRYSYARRYRTPSLSPVRPYRYGGRSDRDRYSSYRRYSPRRYRSPPRARTPPRYRSRRTRSPVSRSPRRGRRYSRSRSPIRSRSPIRSRSRSPVEVAARVVKRRSPSRSRSPSASRSSDSQSPRQVSKNKSRSSSESPNEKKGLVSYGDGSPDSE; encoded by the exons ATGCCCAG TTTTAAG GGTGGTGATTTTGTCAAAAGGGATG GTACTGGTGGTGAAAGCATTTACAGTGAGGAGGAGTTTCCAG ATGAGTTGTCCAAGCTAAAACACAACGGACCTGGACTTCTTTCTATGCCTGTTGCTGTTCGTGACTCTTTAGGTTCTCAGTTCATTATCACCTTTGAAGCTAATCATAGTCTAGACAG AAAGCATGTCATTTTTGGGAAGCTAACACATGGATGGGCCGTTTTGAAAAGAATAGAAAATGCGGGTGATGTAGATGGGAATCCAACTGTGACAGTGAAAGTCATCAACTGTGGTGAATATAGTGAAG acaaaaagaaagtaaaagggGTAAAGGAAGCTTCTTCAGATGCTGATAGTCATGAAGTGAAGCGTAAGGGAAAGCACAAGAAATCTTCAAGAGATAGAAGGAAGAGGAGGAAAAGGAGATACGAATATGATTCATCGACATCTGAGAGTGACTCGGATTCTGAATTGGATTCATCTGAATCTGATAGTGATTCCGACTCTTATTTGTCCTCATCCTCTTATGACAGTTCTTCAAGTGATGACAGGCGtaagaaaagaaagaggtcTTATAAAAGAGACAAGTATAAACGTGCAAAAAGGCGGGATAAAGGACGAGACAAAAAGCGTAGACGGCGTGATAAGAGATCTAAGATCAGATCAAGAAG GGCCTCAGAAAGCCTTACAGATACCGAGGGTGACAGTAACCCTGAAGATGATGGTCTTAATGCAGAAAGGAAGGATAAGAAGTCTAAAAAGGAGACCTCTCAGAAAGCTG TGGATGGAGATGCTTCTTCAAATCACTATAAAAAGAGGGAGCAAGAAATTGTGCTTGAGAAAGATAGTGCATTTCCCAAGGAGAATGGAGAGCAGCGGAGCAATGGCCTGCGAACAGATGCTAAATATGACAAAATTGCAGACAGGCAACCGGACATAGTTGATGATCACCCAGGCAAATCTAG GAGCCGAAGCTTGAGTCCTAAAAGGATCCTGAGTAAGAGTATGAGTATTAGTCCCAGGAGGAGTCCGATCAATAGTCCAAGTGTAAGTCCCCAGAGCCAGAGTTCGAGTAGAAGCCCTCCTCGTGCCCCTCAAAGGAGTAGAAGCATCAGCAGGAGTCCTGTTAAAAGTGATAGCAGTAGAAGCGCAGCAAGAAGTTTCAGCAGGAGTCCAGTGAAGAGTTGGAGGGGTAGGAGCCCAGTTAAATCCCGGTCTCAAAGAACTATTAGCAATAGTCCTGCATCCCTACCCGGACGAAGTGTTAGCCCGAGCCCTCCTAGAAAAGTATCCAAAAAATCAATGAGCAGAAGCCCTGTGAGATTTTCAAGAAGCCGAAGCCCCGCCAGATCTTCTCGAAGGAGTGCAAGTAGAAGCTCAGGTAGGGTTGCTAATCGGAAAAACATTAGCCGCAGTCCTGTCAGGCCGGTGAGTGGGAATAACCGTCGCAGCTACTCAAGGAGTCGAAGCCCAGTACGTCGGGCTAGATCACCTCCATCTGATAGGGATAGGAGCTTGTCAAGAAGTGTTTCACCCGATGGCTCACCCAAGCGCATTAGAAGGGGACGGGGTTTCAGCCAGCGCTACTCTTATGCACGGCGGTACAGAACTCCTTCATTATCTCCTGTGAGACCATATCGTTATGGAGGTCGAAGTGATCGTGACAG GTATTCAAGTTATAGAAGGTACTCACCGAGGCGTTATAGAAGCCCACCAAGAGCAAGAACACCTCCGAG ATACAGGAGCAGAAGAACCAGGTCTCCTGTATCACGTAGCCCCCGTCGTGGTCGGCGCTACAGTAGGAGCCGTAGCCCCATCCGGAGCCGCAGTCCCATCCGAAGTCGTTCTCGTTCCCCAGTGGAGGTGGCTGCTCGGGTTGTGAAGCGCAGATCTCCTTCAAGAAGCAGGAGCCCATCAGCTTCAAGGTCCTCAGACTCGCAGTCTCCAAGGCAGGTGAGCAAAAACAAATCAAGGTCTTCGTCAGAGAGTCCGAATGAGAAGAAGGGCCTGGTTTCTTATGGTGATGGTTCCCCGGACTCAGAGTGA